TGGGAACAGGCCGCCGAAGATCGCGCCCCACATCGCCACGATATTTGCAGGGCCGCTGTGCTCGGGAGACCGGTCGAGGACAACTTGAAACTGCTGGATCACGATCAGCACGCCGATACCTGCAAGCATGCCGTGGATCACCTCAGGCGATATAGCGCGGAACCAGCGGCCCGTCTTCAGAAGCCCGGCGACAAGCTGCACGGCTCCGGCGATCATCAGCAGTGGGCCAAGGGCCCCGACACCATGCTCCTTGACCATTTGAAAGACGATGACGGCGAGACCTGCCGCGGGCCCCGACACCTGAAGCGCCTGCCCGGAGAGAAACCCGACGACAAGGCCGCCGATGATTCCGGTGACAAGTCCCGCAGCCGGTGGCATGCCTGACGCAAGGGCTATACCCATGCAAAGGGGGAGGGCTACGAAAAATACAACCAGTGACGCCGAGAAATCTCTTAACCACGCAACCGAGCCAGACACTGCCGCACCCGGTGGAACTCCAACTGGGAGCTCGCCTGAATTCTTCTCTGGATAAATATCACTCGATTTACTCATACGATCTCCTTTACGCGATCTTTCGTTCTTGCCGGGTTCGTGGCTCGGGTGTTGCGAGCGTCTCAGGGAGCAGCGGGAAGAATGCGCCCTGCTGAGAATCAAGGCTACGGATTCCGCCACTCGCGATGTCGTACATCCATCCGTGAATGGCGAGCTTGCCCTGTTTCAATGCCTCGTCGACGGAGGGGTGCATCGACAGGTTCTGCATCTGGACGATGACGTTGGCCTCCGTCACGGCCTTCAACGTCTCCTCAAACGACATCGACGCTGAAGTCTTGAGCATCCTCGTCAGCCATCGCGCCGACGGTCCCGCGTGCTCCAGCCAGCCGCGCACGACCGGCAGGGATTCAAGCGCTTCGGGCTTCAGGATCGCCTTCATCGCTCCGCAGTCGGAGTGCCCGCAGACCACAATGTCCTGGACCTTCAGAGCGCGGACGGCGAATTCGATCGTCGCCGGAACACCGCTCCCTGTTTCAGTTGGAGGAGGAATCAGATTGCCCGCGTTACGACATGAAAACAGAGCGCCCGGACCGCACTGCATCATCATCTCGGGCATCACGCGCGAATCGGAGCAGCAGATAAACAAGGTGCCAGGGTTCTGCACGTTGGCGAGCTTCTCAAAGAGCTTTGCGTGTTGCGGGAAGACCTTGGAACGAAACCGGCTATAGCCATCGATCAGTTGCTGCATCGTCATCTCCATCGGCCCTGAACCTGAAGGCAGTCCGGCCGTTGTGATCGTCGAAACGGGTACACCCATGCAGAAGGCCTAAGAGCTTCGAGGAGAAGCTTTCGGATAACTCAGGCAGAAAGACGCCTGTGCCTACGCAAGATGCAGTTTTGCGACTGGAGAGTTCTAAGCAGCGATGGGAGGAGCCCGTCCAAGACCGGGCGCACGAGGAGCAGAGCCCAGGGCCACGACATTTTCGCGGGCGAGCAGTTCCTGCCGCTCTTCAGGCTGAGCGAGTACGAACGTCCGGGTGACGATAGCCGCCTGGAGGCTTGGGGTTCCCGCGGCCGGCCGCATGGAAAGAGCCGCCTTGGGAAGATGATCGACGACCGAGTGGTCGAAGACGGCATCGATAGACGACATCAGGTTGTAGCGGCTGTTGCGCGATCCCGCACGGCGCGTCGCGTGAACGGAGATATGCGAGTAGTTAACACGAGTATGGCGAACTAAATGTTCGCCATGTGTGATTCCCAGAATGCATAGAAGGTTAAGCCCGGCGAAGATTACACCCAGCAATAACTTGTTCGATATGGATTTCTGTCCAATCACGGCAATCGTATTTTGAATACTACGCTTATCGACGCAGATGTCAACCGGTCGTTATCACAAAAGCTGAGAATCCTTCAGTGGGCCTTCATATTCATTTCTTACCATGATGATCATGCTTTCCGGCCGCGCACACCACCTTCGATGGGTCCTTCCGATCGCTGCGTCGCTTGCGACGCATTTCGCAGTTTGCCAGACACCTGCCGCAACACTTCCTGCGGGAACCCCTCTGCCGGTCTACATCGACGATCACATTCCCATGCACGCTGGAGAACCGATCCGTGCACATCTGCTCTATCCCGTTTACGTCGGCAATGTTCTGATTCTTCCTGAAAAGACGATTGTTACAGGAGTGGTAAAAGAGCTTCACCCCAATCGCTCACAACGCAACAACGCGCGGCTCAACGGGGATTTCACGCCCTTTCATACGCCGGTAGTCGGCTTCACTGGGATCACTCTTCCCGATGGCACGACGCTCCAAATGACAACAAACACGGCGACGGATGGGGCGCCGCTTTACCGGCTCGTCGCTCCGCCTCCACGCAAAGGCGGATTCATTCGCAAGCAGTACGACACAGGCATGCTGATTCTCCACGAACAGCTTGACGTGATCACGGCTCCACATAAGGGCGATCGCCTTTTGCAGCTTTTCTATCGCCAGCTCCCCTATCATCCTGAACGCATCGAGAGAGGAACAGCATGGACGATCGAGACAACAGATCCCGTCGAGATTCCAGCACAGCCCGCATTTCCTGTTGCCGCAACAACTCCCGATAAGACGAAGTCCCCGGCTGCACACGACTCTCAGCAGAGCTGGTTTGTACAGGCATATCTCGGCAAAGAGCTGAGTTCCGCTACAGCAAAGGTGGGCGAGCCAATCAAAGCAACCGTTGCCGAGCCGATCTACAACCCTGACCACACCATTGCCGTGCCGCAGGGCGCGACGCTGGTGGGGGCCATCACCAAGGCAAAGCCAGCCCGCCCCTTCGGCCGCGCCGGAACACTGGGCTTTGACTTCAGCCAGTTGATTTTGCCTGACGGTTACACGCAGAGCATCCAATCGGAGTTGAAGGGCATCGACTCGGCATCCACCGTCGATCTGGAGATGAACTCCGAAGGCAAAGTTCAGCCGAAGCCGCAGGACAAGATCGTCGTCCCACTTCTCCTTGCGCTGCTCGCGACCCGTCCTCTTGACGAAGACAGAGACTTCCAGGGAGGCCGAAACTTCGTAGGAGCAAATGGCTTCGGCCTGATCGGCAACATCGTCGGCCTTGCCGGTGGCTCAAAGTATGTCGCCACAGGTATCGGGGCCTATGGCACTGCCATCTCGCTGTATCGCCGCTGGATCGCCAGTGGCCATCAGGTCACCTTCCCTCCCGACACGCGCATTGTTCTCCAGACGACGGCACGGAAGTCTACCGTACTGAAGCCTTCATCTCGCTAGAATGCCTCTACTCCCACTCGATCGTGCCAGGCGGCTTCGAGGTAATGTCGTACACCACGCGGTTGATCCCGCGCACCTCGCTCACGATGCGGCTGGAGATGGTTCGCAGCACCTCGTATG
This region of Acidobacteriota bacterium genomic DNA includes:
- a CDS encoding carbonic anhydrase; translation: MQQLIDGYSRFRSKVFPQHAKLFEKLANVQNPGTLFICCSDSRVMPEMMMQCGPGALFSCRNAGNLIPPPTETGSGVPATIEFAVRALKVQDIVVCGHSDCGAMKAILKPEALESLPVVRGWLEHAGPSARWLTRMLKTSASMSFEETLKAVTEANVIVQMQNLSMHPSVDEALKQGKLAIHGWMYDIASGGIRSLDSQQGAFFPLLPETLATPEPRTRQERKIA